GGGAACTCCATATCATGGCGCTATGATCGTCGTAGAGCTTTCTATTCTCCGACGTAGAGGGAAGTGCTTTCCGAGTCCAGACGTCGTTCAGGATTCTAATAAAATCTTCTCGCTCGTTCTTGTAATACTGTAAGGCGACGTCAAAGGCAGAAACACGATTTGTTGGATCTAGTTTCAAATACTCAGTCATGACGTCGGCACTGGCGAAGGCAAAACACCATCCGATAGAACCTTGGTCTCGTACGGGGCCCATGTGAGTAGAGGCATCAACAGCAGAACAGTCTTTCTTGGAAATTTCTTGGGTGAAGGCGGGGACAGCCATAAGCAATTGAAGCATGGTCAAAAGGCCCAAAATCATTTTCCACTCCCCCTTTTATTGATTCTCGGAAGGATAATGAGAAAACTCAAGGCCCTTTTTAGAGAGTCTGTTCCCAAAAACGCGCGCGCAAGTTTATTGCGTGCGCCTTCGTTTACTTTCTAATTCGCCGCTACTTGGCACGAAGGAATTCCAGTTCTCAAAAGGTCCTTTATATCTGAATTCCTGCCCATGTCATTCTGACGAATTTCTTCAAGAAGAAAAAGTTTAATGAAGTTGCCGAGTTCATCGTTGGCCCTAGGGTCATTTTTGGCGATGAGTAATAGATCGTTGTCCTTTGTTCCTTTTTTTAAAATCTTTCGTGCCACTTCCGCGAAGCTAAATAGCGGGGATCGGTAAACGACGTTTTCGATAAGCGGAGTCAGTTTTAAAACGATCCAATATTGTTCCACTCTATTTACTGCGGCGGTATCGGTTGAAACAACGATTTCGAAACGAATTTTTTGCGTATTGTCCTTCGGAAACTGCGGAATATCCATAGAGAACACTGGAGAGTCGAACGACTCCACGTTTAACTTCAGCAATTCACCTTGCTCATTGTAGAAGCGATAGTTGACTTTGGGGGAAACATGCAAAGCTTGAACACGCGCTAAAGTTTCGTTTTTAGCAACGGCTTCGCGATTCGTATTGGGAGTGTTGCGGGATATGAGATCCGTCACCCCACTCATTTTGAAATTATGGGAATGGCCTTTATAGTCGATAATCTCGAAGCTTGCGCGGTGATATCCTTTTTGCGTGAGTTCTGCTTCCGTTAAAAGATTTGTGACGATGGCGCAGCTTTGGTGCTGAACAGTGGAGGCTGACGGGGCTGCAACAGCGGACGCCGCGCACAGGAAGGCTGTTAAGAACGTAAGACTTTTCATAAAGAACTCCTCTTGGTTAAGTTTCCAATCGAAGGTTCATGTTCCAAGGATTATGCCACTGGAAACTCGCGCTTATTGCACAACCTACATGTTCTAAAAAACGCAGAATATTGAGTTCGGTCGATGAGTAGTGATTAAGGAATATACCTGTGTGACGAGAAATGTGTCTCGTCGAGAGAATAACGAGCATTCTGGAAAATTCAGAACATCTCATTTCATTTTATCTCTCTCGAGCATGTTCTAAATGAACCAGAACATTATCAAAGTTCTAGGTATTTAGTCTGGCCGTTGAGAGGCCGATTTAAATACATGGTTCAAAGGGGGAATGAATGAAACCATTGTTATATACTGCGAGAGCAGTTGCGGTCCTTTTTTTAGGAAGTATGACGGTACTTTCTTTTCAAAACTGTTCACCGCAACAGTTTGCGCCATCTGATGTGGCGTCATTGAAATCTCAAGGCGCTTCAGGTCGTTTTGGGACATCAAACGATGACCCGTCTATGGGCGGTCCTGCGATGCAACTCACGGATAATTCAATCAGTAACGGTTCTATGGTGCTAAGAATTACGCAGACACTTATGAATGCTGAAACGGGAGTGAGAGCCTGCACAGTTCTCGCGACCCAAGCAATGCGCTACTGTACAAGTGATTCTGAATTTCGTGTCATAGGTGGATCCGGCGATTCGTGGCGATACAATAATGTCACACACTCTTATAGCGCGGACTTTAGCGTCGAGGGAGCGGGATGGCCTCACGCTGAATACATCACCCGTTACATCGCGAGTAATGGTGAGAGATATGAGTTCCGTTTTACGCCCAGAATCGTTCAGTCGAATCAACCGGCACCAGCTCCAGCACCGTCGGCGCCTGCTCCAGCACCCGCACCTGCGCCAGCTCCCTCGACGGGTTCTGGTTCAGGATCAACGGATATTTCTGGTGGAGGAGACTGGCCATTGCACTTCTATGATTACTCAACGAGCGATGGCACGAAAGTGCTTCGTGTGACTCAACGTTTTGTCGGAGCCAAAAAATACGCGGGCAGTCCTGTTCTGCGCGGTTGTACGGTGACCGCGGCTCAATCGGGAACTTACTGCATAAATGATTCTGAGTTCCGTGTCATTGGTGGCGCTGGTGATACATGGAAATACGACGCAGCGACAGATACATATTCAGTGGATATGGATGTCTCAGCATATAACTGGCCGCAAACGGTTTACTTCACTCGCTATATTTTTGCGAATGGAAGTCGCGGCGAGTTTTCATGGGCGCCAAGAAAAAGATAGAACTCTAAGTTAAGGTTTATTTTAAAAGGTCCCTGCAGAATTGTGGGGACCTTTTCCTATTTTTATCAACGCATTCGTCATCAGAAAACATTCTGAATAAAACAGAACAATATCAAAGACGAAAGGGTCAAGAAGTGGTGAAGCTCAGTCGATAAAGTATATGAGTTTTCTTTTGGGAGCGGATCGTGAGGGACGATGAAGAAAAGTCATTTTAAAATTATCATTTGCTCTTCTTTACTGTGGTTGTCAGCGTGTTCTTTCGAAGCCAGTATTTCGGGGCTTGAAAGTGAAATAAATCCTTCTTTGGATTCCTTGCAGCGTAAACAGCCTGATTTTGTTTCCGGTGAAGTTGTGACGACTTCAAGTGGTGTCGTTATCACGGGGACTTTTGGGGAGATTTCCGAAACTAAAAAAGTATCCTCTGAGATTACGATCCAAGGGGCCTTTTATGAATAAGATCTTTGTTGTTTTCTTGACCATCAGTTTGTTCACTACCGGAGTTTCCGCACAAACTCATAAAGGAATTAATTTTCAAGGGGTAATAAAAGTCGGGACTGAGTATCCCACACGATCGGGTATTACAATCAACGCACGCATCCTTTCATCAACGGGTTGTATTTTGCGTGAAGAAAGTTTTAGCGGCGTTAACATTTCGAACGGATATATCAATATACCCATCGGCAAGGGGAGTGTTGGAGGTTACGATCCTGGATTGACTCTGGCGCAGGTCATGGACAATTCAAAGATTATCGCAAATGGTCCCTCTCGTCCTGCGGGATTGGTGTGTTTGGATTCTGACGGAGTTGTGGATGGAAGTGTCACCTCGTTTGATCCGTCTCTTTCTGACGGGGTTAGAAAATTTCGCTTAAGTCTGGTGTTGGACAGTATTCCGGTAGTTGCTGATTTCAATATGAGATCTGTGGCTTACGCCGTGAATTCCGAAACAGTCAACGGCAAAAAAGACACCGACTTTGTAAACATCAATTCAGCGCAAGGTGTTTCGCAAGCGAATGTTGAGAGTATTTTCAGTCGTTTTACTCAACTGGATTCGATTTTAAATAATTTCAATCTTGCCGGTACGACGGCGGGAATTAATATCACAGGGAATGCGGCAACAGCGACGACGGCAACAACGGCGACCACAGCAACAAACGTGAGTGGTGTGGTCGCGCTTGCTAATGGTGGTACCGGAGCAAGCACGGCGGCGGCGGCCAGAACGAATTTAGGCTTGGGTGCTTTAGCGACCTTGAATCCCACAGGAACGGCCGACAATACGACATTCTTACGTGGAGATGGAACTTGGACGGCTGTGAATGGCGGAGATATCGCTGGTTTGGGAATGGCGGCGACAAAGGATGCCGGAACCAATGCTGGCAATGTCTTACTGTTGGCAAATTCCAATCAGCTTCCGGCATTGGACGGCAGTTTATTAACGAACGTCGTGGGAACAGATAATACAAAGCTGCCTTTGTCAGGTGGAACAATGAGCGGAGCCATTAATATGGGTGGCAGTGACATTCTTAATATCGGGCACTTGACGATGGCTGCGCAGAAAACTTTGCGTTTGGGAACTTATACAAACGGGCAGCAGGCTTCGCTCGTAGCTACTTTGGATTCGTCCTATAAAGGAACGACTTGGTACAACAGCGAAACAAATAAGATGATGTATTGGGATGGGGCCTCTGCGCTTGCTCTGGGAAATGGAACAGGGAATGTGTCTTCGGTAACGGGAAATGCACCAATAGTTGTCGATAATACTTTGCCTGCGATGCCTGTCATCAGTTTAGGAAATGTGGATGCCAGTAAAATCGCAACAGGAACATTGGCCCCCGCCCGCTTAGGAAACGGCACGGCGGATAGTACAAAATATTTAGCGGGAGATGGAAATTGGACGGCGTTTCCAAGCACCTTGTCTCCTTCAAGTGTTTTTGCGGGTGATGTGAGCGGTACTTCCGCAACGATGAGTGTCGATAAGATTAAAGGTAAAACCGTATCACCTGTGGCGTACTCGGCGGGACAAGTTCTGCGTTATGATGGTACGAATTGGGTGAATGCCGCAATTAATGCAGCGACGGATCTTACGGGAGCTCTTGCTGTTGGTAATGGCGGTACAGGGGCGACGACCGCTGCCGGAGCAAGAACAAATTTGGGATTAGGATCTGCGGCGACAGTCGATGCAGGATCGGCGGCGGGGAATGTTCCTCTTTTAGGTATTGGTGGTTTAGTCGCAAATAAAATTTGTACTTCTGACGGTACAGCGAGTGGAATTATTTGTAGCACGACGATGCCGGCAAGTTCGCAGTGGAGCACCTCAGGAGCAAATATTTACTACAATAGTGGCAACGTGGGTATTGGCACCAGTGCGCCGGAAAACATCCTTGATGTTCGCGGAGCACTCTCCATCGGTACGCTGAACAAGAACGTGACAAATACGAATGCCCAGATTCATTTAAAATCTTCCAGCAACCCGCACCTTCTCCTCGAGAAAGTCGGTTTGACCGTCGCGGGTTTTTCAATCGACGATAGCAAAAACATGCTTATTGCCTCTGAAAGTGGAGGCATAACTTTCCGTACAGGCGTTGTCAACTCAAGCAATTTTACTACGACAGGAACCGAACGCATGCGCATCGACTTGTCGGGTAACGTCGGTATTGGAACCGCGACGCCGTCGTATCCGCTGGATGTGAGAAGTTCTACGGTGACCGCCAATTTTGTTTCCTCTAGTACGAGCAACCCGGCGTCTCTTCGAGTGGGTAACGGACTAAGTCCGGCGGTGCTGGGCATTGAAAATGCTGCTGGCGCCTCTTTGTTTGCAGATACAGCCCCCTTGGCAACGGTCGTCGGCTCCAACAACGCGAGCGCTTTACAGCTGGTCACGAGTGGTCTTGCGCGAGTGAGCGTATTGGGAACTGGGGCGGTCGGTATCGCAACAAGTACTCCTCGTTCAGCTTTGGATGTCAGCGGGACCATCTTGACGAAACCTGCGGCCGACACCGGTGTCGCGAGCACGATAGATTTTTCCTCCGGAAATTTAAAATACACAACACGAGATTGTGGTTCGTATCAGTTTAATAATTTGCAAGATGGCGGTCAGTATTCGTTCGCTGTTCAAGGAACGAACTCGGCCTTGTGTGACTTCACGGCTTTTAGTGACAATGGAATAACTCCCTTGACGGTGCATCTGCCGCCGAATCATACAACAACGACATCAGGCAAACATACGCTATATTCGTTGATGGTGATGGGAACGCATGTATATGTGGCTTGGGTCTCAGGGTACTAATATGATTTACAACCGCACACGACGCCTTCGCATTCTAATCTTATGCTTTCTTTTTAGCTGCGTGAGTTTTAGTCCGGAAGTCCAAGCGCAGTTTTTCAATGCAGCTATATTTCAACAGCTCAACAGTTTGAGGTTGTTGGCGGGTCCCGCCGGGGGACGAGGCTTCAGAGATGGGACTGGGTCTAATGCCAGATTTAATTGGCCTATCGGAATAGCCGTTGATAGCGGCGGAAATATTTATGTGGCAGATCGAGCTAATCACGTCATCCGTAAGATCACACCGGGCGGAGTTGTAACGACGCTGGCAGGAAAGGCGGGCGTCTCAGGCAGCGCGGATGGCGCTGGCTCCGCAGCAAGGTTTAATGCACCACGGGGAATTGCCATTGACAGTGGTGGAACTCTTTATGTGTCGGATTGGTCTAACCACACGATTCGTAAAATAACATCTGCCGGAGTTGTGACGACTTTTGCGGGCTTAGCTGGAAACGCTGGCAGTACGGATGGCACAGGTTCTACTGCAAGGTTCAATGGGCCCCAGGGGATCGCTTTAGATTCTAGCGGGAATGTATATGTGTCTGCATCCAACGCGATTCGAAAAATAACATCCGGCGGAGCTGTAACGACCTTAGCGGGTTCATCGGGGATTTCGGGGTTTGCGGATGGAACGGGTTCTGCGGCGAGGTTTAATTTCCTTGATGGAATCGCCGTTGATAGTGGCGGCAATCTGTATGTGGCTGATAAATGGAATCATGTCATACGAAAGGTGACTCCCGGAGGCGTTGTAACAACGTTTGCAGGTTCCGCGGGAGTTTCAGGCAGTTTGGATGGTACGGGCTCAGCCGCAAGATTTTACAATCCACAAGGAATTTCTGTCGATGGCAGTGGGAATCTATTTGTAACGGATAGTAGTAACAGCACGATTCGCAAAATAACCTCCGCTGGAGTTGTCACGACGATGGCAGGTCTGGCTGGAAGTGCAGATAGTACGGACGGTACAGGTTTCGCAGCAAGGTTTTCTGCGGCAAATGGAATTGCCGTGGATGGCAGTGGAAATATATTTGTGGCTGACGAGGGCAACCACACGATTCGTAAAATCACTTCGGGCGGTGTCGTGACGACCCTCGCCGGATTAGCGGGAGGAGCTGGCAGTGCTGACGATACAGGTTCGGCAGCAAGGTTTAATGCACCCGTGGGAATGGCTATGGACAGTGGTGGAAATATTTATGTGGCTGATAGAGGAAATCATGTAATAAGAAAAATAACATCGGCCGGAGAAGTCACAACGCTCGCCGGATTATCCGGGACTTGGGGAACCACGAACGGGACGGGGTCCGGCGCCAGATTTAGTTCCCCCTATGGCGTGGCCGTTGATAGCAGTGGAAATCTTTTTGTAACGGACAGCAGTAACCACACAATTCGTAAAATAACTTCCGCTGGTGTTGTGACGACGATTGCAGGTCTGGCTGGGAGTATAGGCTATGCGGACGGAGCGGGCTCGAGTGCGAGATTTTTTTATCCCGATGGCGTTGCTGTAGATAATAGCGGGAACATTTATGTGGCAGATACTTATTCTCACACAATACGCAAAATAACCTCAGATGGAGTCGTGACGACCCTTGCAGGTTTGGGGGGAAACCCTGGCAGTACGGATGGAACAGGTGCCGCGGCAAGGTTTAATTATCCTACCGGAGTTGCAGTAGATAACGCGGGAAATGTGTACGTAGCGGATAGAGACAATCATGTGATTCGCAAAATAACCTCAGGTGGAGTGGTCACTACTATAGCAGGTTTGGCGGGAAGCTCTGGCGCTGCTGATGGAACTGGGCCTGCGGCACGGTTTAATAGTCCTTCTGGAATTGCAATCGATAGCGGTGGAAATATTTTTGTGGCGGATACATACAACTACATGGTCCGAAAAATCACTCCCGCCGGACTTGTTACAACAGTCGTCGGGAAAGCGGGGGACTTTGGAAACTATACTGATTTTTTGCCTGCGAGTTTAGGTTCTTGTAGAGGACTGGTAATTCGAGAAGGTCGAATTTTTATTTCATCCGAAAATGCCATTTTCTATTCCACGGGCCCATAAGGGGCCCCGCGAGGAATCTTACGGGCGAGGGAAGTACCGGGCCCACGATCTCTTTTGATTATTCAGTTTATTGACTAAAATCACATCTAAGCCGCGGGCTCGGTAGACGGCGAGGGCGGCCATCGGGATTTTGAAGCTCACGGCTTTTGTGCCATCCTCGCGAGATCTCACTAAGAGTAAATCTTGCGCGGTGATGCGGGGAGCGTAGGCATAATTTTGCGGGTCTCTGACGTACACTTCGTAGTCTGCTGTAAGTGCCGTTACAATCACCCAAAGGCAAAGATTATCGCTGCAACCGGTGCCTTGGCTAATAATCTGCGGATCCGGTGGAGGCGCTGAGGAAGAGTTTGAGGAAGAATCACCATTGGTGATCAGCTGCCAATGGTTCGGCTGGTTGAGCGTTGCCTGCGTTGTCGTTAAACCGTTGCACAGATTCGTAAAATGATCTGCCGTGAAATCTAAAGCCCAAGGACCGTTACATCTTTTCGTCAGTGCGACTGTTCCATTGGGATAATAAATCGTCACCGCTTGTCCTCCTGTGCGAGAAAGACAAAGCTCTCCGATTCTGCACGAGATGTTTCCGGTTCTATTCGTAAAATTGACAAATCGACTTGAGTTGGCGGTTTGTGAAAGAGAGGCGTTGATCGCATTAAACCAACGCTTTGCCATTTCTTTTTGTCCCGCATAGGAGAAGTGCACGCAAGCGCCGACTTCGCCCGGATAACGATATCCTTCTTTCAAATCATCAGACTCGGGTCCCTGATAAATGTTGTTCATTCCCCATAAAGCCTGCTGACTTGCTCTTAAAAGTTGCGAATTGAAAGGTTTTGTTTGCGTAATGCCGATGCAGTTAGGTGTTTCTACTTCGCGACTGAATGTCGTGCGCGCCACAACCCATTTTAGATTCATTCCTAAATCCGTATCCAAAGAGTTTTTCAGTTGCATGAAGCGCGCTGTATAAAGAACCGGAGCGCAAGTGCCCAGGGAGCTCGGCTCGCACTCATTTTCGTAAAGATCGGCTTCGCCTTGATGCCAAAGAATCATCTTGAAGCCGCCGCTTTTTTCGAGAAGGTATTTCGCCGCAAAAAGCAAGCGCGTGTACGGATAATAGTCTTTGTAGACCCAATCAATGCTGGCGCCTGAGTTGAAGGGGGCCGCTCCCGGTTGCCATTGAGAAACTGAGGTTCCACCAATCGCTGTATTTAAAAAGGCCACGGGGACGCCTTGGCTTTGCACCAGATAGTCACCGAGCTCAGGCCAGTTAGAGCCCTGACCTTTCCCATTTAACATTCTTGTTGGAGTTACCGTGGCATAAGGGAGTGGATCCGCGGCCTGTGCCCATGTGTGGGTCTCTGGGTCCGTCATGACGACAAGAGAGCTTTTCGCTGCCGTTTTAACTTCGGCGTGTTGAGCGGCATTGGATTGACCAGCGATGAGATAAATATCACCGACACCAAAAGCCGAAACTCTTGATTTATACATCGTTCTTTGGGAGTCATCGACTTGTGTCAGCTCTAACAAATACCATCCTCCAGCCCGAAGAGCGAAAGGCAGCTGAAGTTCACTTGCAGAATCCGTCGTCGAGTAAGTTCTGTCTATAAGTGTCGCGGAAGGAGACTTTACGACGACGGTAACCCAGCGAATATTTGCGGAAGCTTTTTTAAACTTCAAAGGAACAATGACGGCGTTGTCATAAACGGAACCGTTTAAATTGACGGAACTCTGTCTTTGGAAAACCTGTTTGTTGCGAACATTTAGAATCAGATCATCTGCATAGCGGTACTCATAAGAGGCCGCCTGATAAGGTGTGGTGGTGTCTGCGGCTTCATTGCGAAGTCCTTGAAGGCCTTCATTAGGAAGTGAAGAAAAACTGCTCGCGTTGAGGGATTCTCGGAGTTGGAATCCTCCGCCACAGTTTTGGAAAATCGGCAGAATAGTGATTGATAGAATGAACAATAGAAAAAATCGATTGCAGCTCTGGAAATTCACAAAGATCCCCTTCCCCAAAAAGGATTCTCTATTGTTCGGTACGATGATCCGAAAAGTTGACGTGAAGGACGTATCGTTTTTGGTCAATCGAAAGGATTAATGTTCTAAAAAATTTAGAACATTTTTGACTCATTTGTGGGCTATTTTAAGTATAACGAGACGTCGTGTTCTGTTTTTTGTTCCGGATTTCTAAGGTTCAAAATGGCGTGGATTTTTGAATTTCAGCGCACGCGAAAGACAGCTAAAATAAAGAGACAGGAAAGTAAGAACGAAATGACGCAACTGGGACAATTTCGCATTGTAAGGTCTTTAGCTTCAGGTGGAATGGCAGACATCTTTTTGGTTAAAAAGGTGGGTGGCGATCCATCGCAAACTTTTGTACTCAAGAAGGTTGCGGGTAACGTCAACGACAAATGGTACTATTCTAAGCTCTTCCTGCGCGAGGCAAAACTTTCACTCTCGTTAACGCATAAAAATCTTGTTCGCACTTTTGAGATGGGTGCGCACGGCGATGATTTGTACTTGATTCAGGAATATATCAATGGCGTGAATCTCCGCGATGTGACCAGAGTGAGTGAAGCTATCTCTGTGAAGATTCCACTCGAAATGACCTATTATCTTATGACAGAGATCGCATTGGGGCTTTCCTACATGCACGGCGAGGTGCCGGGTCCACAAAATCAGGTGTTCGTGCATCGCGATTTAAGCCCGCATAATATTATGCTAAGCCGGGACGGCGAAGTGAAAATTATCGACTTCGGTATTTCGAAATCCTATACCAGCGAGTCATTGACTCAAGTTGGGGCCGTGCGAGGAAAGTATTCCTATATGAGTCCCGAGCAAATTCAGGGAGCTTCATTGACAGCGGCGTCAGATATTTTTGGTTTAGGCATTATTTTTTACGAGTTGCTTACGGGAAAGCGTTTTTTCGGAACTGTAAACGAAGTTGAGATCGTGCGAATACTGGATGCTTGGTCCGATGCAAATGTCGAAGAAAAGCTCATGGATGTTAGCGGTGAAGACCAGGAGATTCTGCGCCGGATGATAGCACCGGACTTCAAGGATCGCGCGTCTTCATCGCAATTAACAAAACTATTTGCGGGTCGCTTGAAGGCTTTGAACGATAAATATGATAAGGCGTCTTTTGCTCTGTCGTTGCGGGAACTGGTCGGAGACGCGCCGGATCTGGAGTCGGATGCCAGTGTCCCTGTGGCGACTCACGAAGCCATCTCATTAAATCAAATCACTTTATATGATGTGTTGACTCGGCAAGAAAAGAAGACGAGCGCCATTCCATTATTCATGATTCTCATTGGGATGGCCGTCGCAGGGCTGCATTATTGGAAATACAAACAGGAGGAGTTTGCGGAGCAGAAGAGGTCTCTGGCGGCAGTGGCTCCTCCGCAAAAAAAATCCATGCTGATGAACTTTCGCAACTTCAGCAATGAATTCGTTAAAATTTTTGTAAATAACGAAGTCATAGAAGGTTCAAAAGTGAAAACGGGTTTCAAGGTCTACGACGGGGATACTCTTGTTATTAAGTACTATTCACATGAAAAGAATAAGTGGCTGAGCCAACAAGTCGTTGTAGACACCTCAAAACCTCTCAATCTCGTATTAGATTTATAAGTACTTATAAATTGATGTTCTGGAAAATTCAGAACACTTCAATTCATGAAGTTTCGCTATTCTGTTTTTATTAGAACATTATCTTTCTTGACGGGATCTTAATCATATTTAGCGCACTGAAAAGAACTCCGAAATAGATTCATAACTTAGGAGCTCGCCGATGTGCGCACGTTTTCTGACATTCTTTCTCCTATATTTTTTTATTGCGTCAGTACAGGCTGCAGGGCCGGTCGCATCTTCGGGGTCTCTGACTTACCAAGGTCGTATTTTAAAGTCTGACGGAACGTCCTTTGAAAACTCCAACGTCTCTTTTGTATTTCAGATTTTGGATCCTTCCGGTCAGTGTGTTGTTTACCAAGAGCAAGTTAACGGTATTAATATGAGTCAGTCCCGTGGTGTCTTTGACGTTCCTATTGGGATGGGCTCCATTCAATACATCACGGGGACGGGCGCCTCTTCAGTCGTAGATGTTTTCAATAATGATGCAAGTATTGGTTACTATTGCGGGGCTTGTTCGAGTTCAGGAAATTCTTATAACTGTTCGGCAACGACCACTCCATATAATCCTATCGCCGCTGATGGACGACTCTTGCGGGTTGCTTTTTATGATGGAACGGGTTGGCAGACGATCACGCCCGATAATGTGATTCGCTCCGTCCCCTATGCCGGATTTTCTTTATCGGCACAAAAATTGGGAAAAAATTCCGTCGCGGACTTCGTATTAAAGAATGATGTGAATAACTCGGGAGCGGGAAGTGTTTCTTGTGACGGCGGGAAGTTTTTAACTTGGGATGCGGCAACGAAAAAGTTTGGATGCGCGGCCGTTGGCGGAGCCAATGGTGGCACTGTGACAAGCATCACTGCCGGAGTGGGGCTTAACGGTGGCACCATTACTAGCAGTGGAACTATTGATTTGGCAACGACGAGTGTGACAAGTGGAACATATGGATCCGCAACGCAAGTGCCCGTGATCCAAGTGGACTCTTATGGCCGTATTACATCGGCTGTAAGTACGACCATCGCTGGGGTTTCTCCAGGCGGAGCCGCCGGAGGCGACCTTTCAGGAAATTACCCTAATCCCACAGTCGGAGCGCTGAGCGGAAAACCTCTGACGATCACGTCGGCCTCGAGTGGGCAATTTCTGAAATATGATGGAGCGAATTGGGTCAATGCCGCTATTCAACAATCCGATGTTGCAAATCTTGCGACGACGTTGGGTGGTTACGTTTCTTATTCAAGCATTCCAACCTGCAACTCTGCAAACACGACTCTGACCTTTGTATCGGCGACGGACACTTTTTCTTGCACGGCCATTGCAATCGCAGGTTCGAAAGTTTCTGGCGATATCGCAGGCAATGCCAGTGGATTTACGGGTGCTCTTGCTGGTGATGTGACGGGGACACAGGGGGCCACTGTGGTTGGCGCAATTCAGGGAAAAGCCGTTGCGACGACAGTGCCGACGACAAATCAAGTTTTACAATTTGATGGTTCGCAATGGACTCCTGCGACGATCTCGACGGCGCCAAGCGGAGC
This region of Bdellovibrio sp. 22V genomic DNA includes:
- a CDS encoding NHL repeat-containing protein, encoding MIYNRTRRLRILILCFLFSCVSFSPEVQAQFFNAAIFQQLNSLRLLAGPAGGRGFRDGTGSNARFNWPIGIAVDSGGNIYVADRANHVIRKITPGGVVTTLAGKAGVSGSADGAGSAARFNAPRGIAIDSGGTLYVSDWSNHTIRKITSAGVVTTFAGLAGNAGSTDGTGSTARFNGPQGIALDSSGNVYVSASNAIRKITSGGAVTTLAGSSGISGFADGTGSAARFNFLDGIAVDSGGNLYVADKWNHVIRKVTPGGVVTTFAGSAGVSGSLDGTGSAARFYNPQGISVDGSGNLFVTDSSNSTIRKITSAGVVTTMAGLAGSADSTDGTGFAARFSAANGIAVDGSGNIFVADEGNHTIRKITSGGVVTTLAGLAGGAGSADDTGSAARFNAPVGMAMDSGGNIYVADRGNHVIRKITSAGEVTTLAGLSGTWGTTNGTGSGARFSSPYGVAVDSSGNLFVTDSSNHTIRKITSAGVVTTIAGLAGSIGYADGAGSSARFFYPDGVAVDNSGNIYVADTYSHTIRKITSDGVVTTLAGLGGNPGSTDGTGAAARFNYPTGVAVDNAGNVYVADRDNHVIRKITSGGVVTTIAGLAGSSGAADGTGPAARFNSPSGIAIDSGGNIFVADTYNYMVRKITPAGLVTTVVGKAGDFGNYTDFLPASLGSCRGLVIREGRIFISSENAIFYSTGP
- a CDS encoding sialate O-acetylesterase, whose amino-acid sequence is MFILSITILPIFQNCGGGFQLRESLNASSFSSLPNEGLQGLRNEAADTTTPYQAASYEYRYADDLILNVRNKQVFQRQSSVNLNGSVYDNAVIVPLKFKKASANIRWVTVVVKSPSATLIDRTYSTTDSASELQLPFALRAGGWYLLELTQVDDSQRTMYKSRVSAFGVGDIYLIAGQSNAAQHAEVKTAAKSSLVVMTDPETHTWAQAADPLPYATVTPTRMLNGKGQGSNWPELGDYLVQSQGVPVAFLNTAIGGTSVSQWQPGAAPFNSGASIDWVYKDYYPYTRLLFAAKYLLEKSGGFKMILWHQGEADLYENECEPSSLGTCAPVLYTARFMQLKNSLDTDLGMNLKWVVARTTFSREVETPNCIGITQTKPFNSQLLRASQQALWGMNNIYQGPESDDLKEGYRYPGEVGACVHFSYAGQKEMAKRWFNAINASLSQTANSSRFVNFTNRTGNISCRIGELCLSRTGGQAVTIYYPNGTVALTKRCNGPWALDFTADHFTNLCNGLTTTQATLNQPNHWQLITNGDSSSNSSSAPPPDPQIISQGTGCSDNLCLWVIVTALTADYEVYVRDPQNYAYAPRITAQDLLLVRSREDGTKAVSFKIPMAALAVYRARGLDVILVNKLNNQKRSWARYFPRP
- a CDS encoding serine/threonine-protein kinase: MTQLGQFRIVRSLASGGMADIFLVKKVGGDPSQTFVLKKVAGNVNDKWYYSKLFLREAKLSLSLTHKNLVRTFEMGAHGDDLYLIQEYINGVNLRDVTRVSEAISVKIPLEMTYYLMTEIALGLSYMHGEVPGPQNQVFVHRDLSPHNIMLSRDGEVKIIDFGISKSYTSESLTQVGAVRGKYSYMSPEQIQGASLTAASDIFGLGIIFYELLTGKRFFGTVNEVEIVRILDAWSDANVEEKLMDVSGEDQEILRRMIAPDFKDRASSSQLTKLFAGRLKALNDKYDKASFALSLRELVGDAPDLESDASVPVATHEAISLNQITLYDVLTRQEKKTSAIPLFMILIGMAVAGLHYWKYKQEEFAEQKRSLAAVAPPQKKSMLMNFRNFSNEFVKIFVNNEVIEGSKVKTGFKVYDGDTLVIKYYSHEKNKWLSQQVVVDTSKPLNLVLDL